GTAAGGTTGTTACGCAGCTCCGCATCATCCTCAACGATCAGCAGCCGGCGCACGGTGCGCTGATGGCGGTCTTCCAGTCGCGCGATGGCATTCACCAGGTGCTCGCGTGATGCCGGCTTCAGCAGGTGGCCCACCGCACCCAACTCGAGCGCCATGTGCGCCTGTTCCGTGGCGGATACCACGTGCACGGGAATGTGCCGGGTCGCCGGGTCACGCTTCAGCCGCTCGAGCACGCTAAGGCCGGAGACATCGGGCAAGCCGATATCGAGCAGCACGCCGCTGGGTGAATGCACTGCCGCAAGGGCCAGGGCCTCATCCGCCGTACCAGCCACGATGCAGTCGAAATCGAGTTCATGCGCCAGGTCCACGAGGGAACGGGCGAATACGGTGTCGTCTTCCACCACGAGGATCAGGCGGCCTGGCCGCTGTCGCGCCGTACGGTCGTCGTGTACCGCCGGGGTGGGCGCCGCCGGTGCCTTCGGCGGTACGGCGGCGGCCGGCCGTGATGCCACCCGAACCTCAGCGGCCGGGGCTGGTACGCCGGTGGCTGGCGCCTCGCTGGCGTAGCTCGTGCCATCCACGGGCAATTCGAGCGTGAACGTGCTGCCACGGCCCGGCTCGCTCGCCACGGTGATGTCCCCGCCCATGCGCTGGGCCAGGTCGCGCGAAATCGACAGGCCCAGGCCGGAGCCGCCAAATTTGCGGCTTGTGCTGCCATCGGCCTGGCGGAATGCCTCGAAGATGACGCCAAGCTGGGCGGGATCGATGCCGATGCCCGTATCCGACACCGTAAAGCGCACGCGCCCGCCCGGTGCGGCATCGACACGAAGGGCCACTTCGCCGGACTCGGTGAACTTCACGGCATTGGCCACCAGGTTTTTCACCACCTGGCGCAACCGCTGCTCATCGCCGACCAGGCGCGTGGGCGCGCCGGGGGCGAGTTCGATACGCAAGGCAAGCCCTTTCTCCGCGGTCAGGGGTGCGAACGTTTCGCGCACGCGTTCCAGCACGGCATCCACCGAGAGCGGTTCCGCCGCGATCTCCACATGCCCTGCTTCGATCCGGGAAAGATCAAGGATATCGTTGATGAGGGTCAGCAAATCGTTGTTGGATGCGTGGATCGCGCTCGCATACCGCACCTGCTCATCGGTGAGCGTCCCGTCCTTGTTATCGACCAGCAGCTTGGCGAGGATCAGCGAGCTGTTCAGCGGCGTGCGCAACTCATGCGACATGTTGGCGAGGAATTCGGACTTGTAGCGGCTGGTCGCCTCCAGCTTGCGTGCGTTACGAGCCAGGTCGGCCTGTGCCATCACGAGGGTCTGGCGCTGGCGCTCCAGGTCATGCGTGCGCTCTTCCAACTGGACGTTGGTCTGTTCCAGCTCCGCCTGCTGCGCCTCGAGTGACGCATGCGACTGCTGCAGGCTACGGCTCTGCTCCTCGAGCTCTTCATTGGCGACGCGCAGTTCTTCCTGCTGGGTCTGCAGCTCTTCACTCTGCCGTTGGGTTTCCTCCAGCAGTTCGTTCTGCCGCTGGCGAAATGCCGAGGTGCGCAGCGCCACGCCGATGGTTTCGCCGGTGCGCTCCAGCAACTCGAGGTCAGCGCCGTAAAGATCGTTGCCGCCGATTCGCCCGATCTCGATGACGCCAACGGTACGGCCATCCGCCGTGACCGGCATGAGAAAGAGCTCGCTTGGCGCCGTGCGCCCCAGCGTCGATGCCAATGCGAGATGGGTGTCCGCCAAACCGCCGACCCGGCGGACCTGGCCCTCAGCCAGCACATCGCCAAGAAGGCCGCCTTCCCGCGGAAGGGTCGCGGGATGATCCGCCGGCAGCGCCGCCCCACCGCACAGCACCAGCTGCCCACGCGCCACCCGGTACAGTGCCCCGACCTGGGCATCCAGCCGACGGCACAGCGCCCGCAGTGCATGGCTGCCGATCTCCTCGGGGGTCTGTTCACCACGGAGGGCAAGCGCCACGGCGTTGTGGCCCTCGTGCAGCCAGAGCATTCGCTCCGCAGCCATGCGTGCGCGCAGCGCCTGTGCGACCAGCGCGGCAATCCCCCAGAACGACAGGGCACCAATCGTGCGATTAATGCCGGAGAAACTGGATGCCACCGAAGGTGGCGACAGCTTGTAGCCGATGGCCACAAGCACGGTCGAAAGAAACGCGACGATGAATGGCATGTCGCGACGCGACTGGAAGACCGTCAGGCCGACGGCGAAAAAATAGAAGCACCACACGGAGTACCCGAGCGGCGTGAATGCATCGATCCCCAACGTGGCTGCGAGGATGACGAAAATCACGGCCCAGATGGTGCGGTCGCGTACTAACTGCTTCTGGCTCAAACGGTTACCCCTGCAAAACTGGCGCGCACCCGCCTGCCGGACGGGGCATAACCTTCAAACGGTGCCCACGTACCCGTAAAGCCGATGTGACGGCCCGTCCCGTCAGCAAATTGCCCGCTTTGCGACAGCGGCGTGGCCAGGCCAGGCGCTAAGGTGCCCGCACCCCTTACGAAAAGGAATCCCCCCGATGCTCAGGCAGCTACTGCGCGGCGCCGCGCTCTCCCTGGTGACCACGGCCGCCATGGCAGCGGCGCCCGATGCCACATTGCAGGCCTCCCTTCAGAAAGTGGCTGACCAGGCCCGGCCCGGCACCCTGGGTGTCCTCGTGATGGATCCGGCGACCGGGCAGTCGGTAAGCGTCAACGCGAGCAGGCCCTACCTGATGATGAGCACGTTCAAAGCGCCCATCGCCGCGGCCGTGCTGAGCCAGGTGGATGCCGGCAAGCTTACGCTCGACCACAAGGTGCACCTGACGCCATCGGATATCGTCGACGGCTCCGCGGTGCCTTCCGTGGGCGCCACGCTGAAGGCCGGCGCCAGGGATTTCACGGTCGATGAGCTGCTGCACGGCGCCGTCACCCAAAGTGACAACACGGCCGTCGACGCCCTCCTGCGCGTCATCGGCGGCGGTTCCGTCGCGACACGCTTCCTCGAAGGCAACGGTGTGCGCGGCATGCGCATCGACATGGGCGAAGGCGAGCTCAGCCGCCTTTTCGAGACGAAGGGCGTGGATGCCGTGCTGGCCAGCCATGTCGATAGCACCACCCCGGAGGCTGCCGCGGCGTTCCTTCGCAAACTCCAGGCCGGCGAACTGCTTTCGGCGGATTCGACCCGGAAGCTGCTCGGCCTGATGACCGCCCAGGTGATCCCCAACCGCATTCGTGCTGGATTGCCCGCCGGCTATCAGCTGGCGGACAAGACGGGTACCAGTGGCACGCGCGATGGCCGCATGGCCGCATTCAACGACATCGGCATCATCACCGCACCCGATGGGCAGCAACGCATCGTGGTCGTCCTCCTTGCCGAAGCGCGTGCCACGCCCGAACAGGCCACGACGTGGTTCGCCGAGATCGGCAAGCTCGTCGCGGCCTCCATGTAATGTAGGAGTATGCTCATTACATGAAGGCATTCAGCACCCTGGTCGCTCTCGCCGTGCTCACGGGCTGTAGTTCGGCGCCAACCGCTCCGCCAAAGCCCGATGCCAACGGCGAGGTGAGCGTGCGCTGCGCCTCGTCGCCCAGCATCATTACGCTGGGCGACTGCGAGACGAAGGCCAGACAGGCCTGTGGCGGCCCCGTCACCGAGGTCAGCCGCGGTTTCGGCCCGCGGCTGGGTGGTGATGTCGATATCTTCGCGCGCTACCGGTGCACCGGCCCCTGACACAGGCATTCGCCATCCTCGTTGGCGTGGCCAAGCAACGCATCAAGCAGGCTGGCCGTAGGCGTCCACTCACCGATCGCCGGGTGGATCAGCATGGCCTTGCGTGCCCCTAGCTGCGTGCCCTCCAGCACCGACGCGATGGCCGCACGCTCATAGGCCTTGACCGACCGTACCAGGCCGGCGACGGCATCCGGCAGCGGCGCAAGTTTTCGCGGCTCGATCCGGTCCAGCGAGATGTCACATAGCGTCTCCACCACATCCGCCTCCGGCAGGTCCGGCACGGCACCGCGGTTTCGTGTATTGACCACGATGGGCGCCGGCCTGGCGCCGGTCAGTGCACTCATCACATCGATGGCAATGCGGTGATAGCCCGTCGCCACGCGGAACGGATCAACGTCCAGGCTGACATCCGCATCGAAGGCGGACCCGCCCTCGGCCTCCAGCTTCATGTACGAACCTGAGCGCTGGTTGAGGTAGGCGGCGTAGATATCTACGGCCTCGTCGCCCTGCCCTGCGGCAAGCCGCGCACTCAACGTGGCGAACAACTCGTCGTTGAGCTTCGCGATTTCCGCACCACGGCTGCCGCCCTGGCGGCGCTGGTTACCCAGTGCACGCTGCCGCTCGTAGTAGAAGAACAGATACTCGGTGGGAATGAGCCGCAGCGTGCGGATCATGTCGGTATCGAACAAGGGCGCCAGGTAAAGGCTGCGTAGCAGCTCGTCGCTGTCCAGCAGCGTGTCGATCTTCTCTTCGCCGCGCACGCGTACGCTGCGCACCCAGCCCAGGTGGTTCAGTCCGACGTAGTCGCATTCCACGTCCGCGTACGGCTCGCCCAGTGCGCGGGCGATGTTGTGGAACAGCTCGGTGGGCGTGTCGCAAATACCAACGATCTTCGCCTTGCTGTGGTCGTTCACGGCCTGGGTGATCAGGCCCGCCGGGTTGGTGAAATTCACCAGCCATGCGTCGGGCGCGAGGCGTTCGACGAGGCGCGCCTGCTCGATGGCAATCGGAATGGTGCGCAAGCCCATCGCCACGCCCGCCGGGCCCGTCGTTTCCTGGCCCGGGTAGCCATGCTCGATCGCGACGCGCTCATCGGCCGCACGGCCGGTGATACCGCCTATACGAATACTGTTGAGCACGAAGTCGGCACCCTCGATCGTGTCCTCGATCGAGCTGGCGCCGCGCAGCCGCAGTTCACCGCCGAAGCGGCGCACGATGGCGTTGCCCAGGTCCACCATGACGCGCAGGCGTGAGGGATCCGGATCGTAAAGCACCATCTCGGCCGCGCCGAGCGCCTGTGCCGCCTCGTTCACACCGAAAACCACCAGGGGCGAACGCACGCCGCCCCCACCCACCAGTGCGATCTTACGATCGGTACGTCTGTTCACGAAGGGTCCTCAATTGCGGG
Above is a genomic segment from Luteibacter aegosomatissinici containing:
- a CDS encoding 6-phospho-beta-glucosidase, which gives rise to MNRRTDRKIALVGGGGVRSPLVVFGVNEAAQALGAAEMVLYDPDPSRLRVMVDLGNAIVRRFGGELRLRGASSIEDTIEGADFVLNSIRIGGITGRAADERVAIEHGYPGQETTGPAGVAMGLRTIPIAIEQARLVERLAPDAWLVNFTNPAGLITQAVNDHSKAKIVGICDTPTELFHNIARALGEPYADVECDYVGLNHLGWVRSVRVRGEEKIDTLLDSDELLRSLYLAPLFDTDMIRTLRLIPTEYLFFYYERQRALGNQRRQGGSRGAEIAKLNDELFATLSARLAAGQGDEAVDIYAAYLNQRSGSYMKLEAEGGSAFDADVSLDVDPFRVATGYHRIAIDVMSALTGARPAPIVVNTRNRGAVPDLPEADVVETLCDISLDRIEPRKLAPLPDAVAGLVRSVKAYERAAIASVLEGTQLGARKAMLIHPAIGEWTPTASLLDALLGHANEDGECLCQGPVHR
- the bla gene encoding class A beta-lactamase; amino-acid sequence: MLRQLLRGAALSLVTTAAMAAAPDATLQASLQKVADQARPGTLGVLVMDPATGQSVSVNASRPYLMMSTFKAPIAAAVLSQVDAGKLTLDHKVHLTPSDIVDGSAVPSVGATLKAGARDFTVDELLHGAVTQSDNTAVDALLRVIGGGSVATRFLEGNGVRGMRIDMGEGELSRLFETKGVDAVLASHVDSTTPEAAAAFLRKLQAGELLSADSTRKLLGLMTAQVIPNRIRAGLPAGYQLADKTGTSGTRDGRMAAFNDIGIITAPDGQQRIVVVLLAEARATPEQATTWFAEIGKLVAASM
- a CDS encoding response regulator; translated protein: MSQKQLVRDRTIWAVIFVILAATLGIDAFTPLGYSVWCFYFFAVGLTVFQSRRDMPFIVAFLSTVLVAIGYKLSPPSVASSFSGINRTIGALSFWGIAALVAQALRARMAAERMLWLHEGHNAVALALRGEQTPEEIGSHALRALCRRLDAQVGALYRVARGQLVLCGGAALPADHPATLPREGGLLGDVLAEGQVRRVGGLADTHLALASTLGRTAPSELFLMPVTADGRTVGVIEIGRIGGNDLYGADLELLERTGETIGVALRTSAFRQRQNELLEETQRQSEELQTQQEELRVANEELEEQSRSLQQSHASLEAQQAELEQTNVQLEERTHDLERQRQTLVMAQADLARNARKLEATSRYKSEFLANMSHELRTPLNSSLILAKLLVDNKDGTLTDEQVRYASAIHASNNDLLTLINDILDLSRIEAGHVEIAAEPLSVDAVLERVRETFAPLTAEKGLALRIELAPGAPTRLVGDEQRLRQVVKNLVANAVKFTESGEVALRVDAAPGGRVRFTVSDTGIGIDPAQLGVIFEAFRQADGSTSRKFGGSGLGLSISRDLAQRMGGDITVASEPGRGSTFTLELPVDGTSYASEAPATGVPAPAAEVRVASRPAAAVPPKAPAAPTPAVHDDRTARQRPGRLILVVEDDTVFARSLVDLAHELDFDCIVAGTADEALALAAVHSPSGVLLDIGLPDVSGLSVLERLKRDPATRHIPVHVVSATEQAHMALELGAVGHLLKPASREHLVNAIARLEDRHQRTVRRLLIVEDDAELRNNLTLLLARDQLEIVAVGSIHDALENLSSATFDCLVMDLVLPDGTGYDLLEHMAASEAFAFPPVIVYTGRSLTREEEQRLRRYSRSIIIKGARSPERLLDEVTLFLHSVEASLPTDQQRLLKEARKRDAMLDGRTVLLAEDDVRNIFALTSVLEPLGVRLEIARNGREAVERLVHTEVDLVLMDIMMPEMDGLEAMRRIRADARLADLPIIALTAKAMSDDRERCIEAGANDYIAKPIDVDKLVSLCRVWCSRR